A region of Falco peregrinus isolate bFalPer1 chromosome 13, bFalPer1.pri, whole genome shotgun sequence DNA encodes the following proteins:
- the WDR44 gene encoding WD repeat-containing protein 44 translates to MASDSDTEEFYDAPEDVHLAGASPAPSPTRVGSHVLKDMDSKLHKAGNETFVQEMKQDDSKEIIDSIIEESQKAQQLDDDSLASRGEELTVPTSDANVWISGAGIVSSIPEVLAAKISLQEDAREPVYQSVCKDTELESGKLLFTPKQQETHKLTKETNATDHKMGETEAQEETSKTEDITDKKGANTLEQVASDLSTKDLSTTEEMPPAKPPRQLTVEPDIVASTKKPVPARPPPPTNVPPPRPPPPARPAPPPRKKKSELDFEVQKPGLEVSRENFSAGGLLTPSTVTEGVPKDSQPSLDLASATSGDKIVTAQENGKAADGQTTNEVLGPQRPRSNSGRELTDEEILASVMIKNLDTGEEIPLSLAEEKLPTGINPLTLHIMRRTKEYVSNDAAQSDDEDKMQTQQTDSDGGRLKQKTTQLKKFLGKSVKRAKHLAEEYGERAVNKVKSVRDEVFHTDQDDPSSSDDEGMPYTRPVKFKAAHGFKGPYDFEQIKVVQDLSGEHMGAVWTMKFSHCGRLLASAGQDNVVRIWVLKNAFDYFNNMRMKYNTEGRVSPSPSQESLNSSKSDTDAGICSGVDEDPDDKNAPFRQRPFCKYKGHTADLLDLSWSKNYFLLSSSMDKTVRLWHISRRECLCCFQHIDFVTAIAFHPRDDRYFLSGSLDGKLRLWNIPDKKVALWNEVDGQTKLITAANFCQNGKYAVIGTYDGRCIFYDTEHLKYHTQIHVRSTRGRNRVGRKITGIEPLPGENKILVTSNDSRIRLYDLRDLSLSMKYKGYVNSSSQIKASFSHDFTYIVSGSEDKYVYIWSTYHDLSKFTSVRRDRNDFWEGIKAHNAVVTSAIFAPNPGLMVSLETSEKQETESKGEDSETSDTIPSGALKTDHTEVLLSADFTGAIKVFINKKKYVS, encoded by the exons gaTATGGATAGCAAATTACACAAAGCTGGAAATGAAACCTTTGTACAAGAAATGAAACAAGATGATTCAAAAGAG atTATTGACAGTATTATAGAAGAAAGCCAGAAGGCCCAACAACTAGATGATGATTCTTTAGCTTCTAGAGGAGAAGAACTGACTGTTCCAACTTCAGATGCAAATGTTTGGATTTCTGGAGCGGGTATTGTTAGTAGTATTCCAGAAGTATTAGCTGCTAAAATATCATTACAAGAAGATGCTAGAGAACCGGTATATCAGAGTGTGTGTAAGGACACTGAATTGGAGTCTGGGAAGCTTTTGTTTACTCCTAAGCAACAGGAAACTCATAAactaacaaaagaaacaaatgcaacTGACCATAAAATGGGTGAAACTGAAGCCCAAGAAGAAACATCAAAAACTGAGGACATAACAGACAAGAAAGGGGCAAATACTTTAGAACAGGTGGCTTCAGATTTATCTACCAAAGACCTTTCTACAACAGAAGAAATGCCTCCAGCAAAACCGCCAAGGCAGCTTACTGTGGAACCTGATATAGTTGCTAGCACAAAgaagcctgtcccagcacgGCCACCACCTCCAACAAATGTTCCTCCTCCAagaccaccaccacctgcaagGCCAGCTCCACCACCCCGGAAGAAGAAGAGCGAACTGGATTTTGAAGTGCAAAAACCTGGTTTAGAAG TTTCTCGAGAGAACTTCTCAGCTGGTGGTCTTTTAACTCCAAGTACAGTGACAGAAGGTGTGCCCAAAGATTCTCAGCCTTCTTTGGATTTGGCAAGCGCAACTAGTGGAGATAAAATAGTCACTGCACAG gaaaatgggaaagcagCTGATGGCCAAACAACAAATGAAGTACTTGGACCACAAAGACCCAGGTCTAACTCTGGAAGAGAACTCACAGATGAG GAAATTCTAGCAAGTGTAATGATAAAAAACCTTGATACAGGTGAAGAAATACCCCTGAGTTTGGCAGAAGAAAAGTTGCCAACAGGCATTAATCCCCTGACTTTGCATATCATGAGGAGAACTAAAGAATATGTCAG TAATGATGCAGCACAGTCTGACGATGAAGACAAAATGCAGACACAGCAAACAGATTCTGATGGAGGgaggttaaaacaaaaaac GACCCAGCTGAAAAAGTTCCTTGGCAAATCTGTAAAGCGAGCAAAGCACCTTGCTGAAGAATATGGTGAACGTGCTGTAAATAAAGTTAAGAGTGTTCGGGATGAAG TTTTCCATACAGATCAAGATGATCCGTCTTCCAGTGATGATGAAGGGATGCCATATACAAGACCAGTTAAGTTCAAAGCAGCACATGGCTTCAAGGGACCTTACGATTTTGAGCAAATTAAAGTTGTTCAGGATCTCAGTGGAGAGCATATG GGTGCAGTTTGGACAATGAAATTTTCACACTGTGGTCGTTTACTTGCATCTGCAGGACAGGACAACGTAGTAAGGATATGGGTTTTAAAGAATGCTTTTGACTATTTCAATAACATGCGAATGAAGTACAACACGGAAG GCCGTGTTTCTCCCTCCCCATCTCAAGAGAGTCTGAATTCTTCAAAGTCTGATACCGACGCAGGG ATTTGCAGTGGAGTTGATGAAGACCCAGATGATAAAAACGCCCCATTTCGTCAACGACCATTTTGCAAATACAAAGGACATACAGCAGATCTTCTTGATCTTTCCTGGTCTAAA AATTActtcctgctttcttcttctatGGACAAAACTGTCAGATTATGGCACATATCAAGAAGAGAATGTCTTTGCTGTTTCCAGCATATAGACTTTGTCACCGCTATAGCATTCCATCCAAGG GATGACAGGTACTTCTTAAGTGGTTCATTGGATGGGAAACTCCGACTCTGGAACATTCCTGACAAAAAAGTGGCATTATGGAATGAAGTAGATGGGCAGACAAAATTGATTACAGCTGCCAACTTCTGTCAGAATGGCAAATACGCAGTCATAGGTACATACGATGGAAGGTGCATCTTCTATGACACAGAG CACTTGAAGTACCATACACAAATACACGTGCGTTCTACCAGAGGCCGAAATAGAGttggaagaaaaatcactggCATTGAACCCTTGCCTGGAGAAAATAAG atACTAGTGACATCAAATGATTCCAGAATCAGATTGTATGACCTAAGAGATCTGTCTTTATCTATGAAATACAAAGGTTAtgtcaacagcagcagccaaatcAAAGCCAGCTTTAG cCATGACTTTACCTACATTGTAAGTGGTTCAGAAgataaatatgtttatatttggAGTACATACCATGACTTGAGTAAGTTTACATCTGTAAGAAGAGACCGTAATGACTTCTGGGAAGGCATTAAAG CGCACAATGCAGTGGTTACATCTGCGATTTTTGCTCCCAATCCTGGTTTGATGGTGTCACTGgaaacttctgaaaagcaagaaactgAAAGTAAGGGAGAAGATTCTGAAACATCAGATACCATACCCTCTG GAGCTTTGAAGACAGATCACACAGAAGTGCTTTTATCAGCTGACTTTACTGGAGCAATCAAAGTCTTcattaacaaaaagaaatatgtatctTAG